The Apostichopus japonicus isolate 1M-3 chromosome 14, ASM3797524v1, whole genome shotgun sequence region ATCTATCGCCCAGGCAGGGTGCGAAATGGatattcaataaataaataaatcaataaatcaatcaataaataaatcaataaataaaaggagtttacccttgttcgacctcgcaagaggtcctacggggataatatttaagttttgtagaatagacactttttttttctagggaaagttgtctattattCAAACAGGGAGATGCAGAGAAGTGAAGTATTGTTCAATTAACATTGTAAAGAAGCCATAAATAAACaagaggtcggaactgaagagccaattaggtagggattactaaagggggagGAATTTCTAAGTAAATGGGATTTAAAGACAGAGCGGTTTCTATTATTTGGATATTCAATGTGGACCAGCTGGACGTTTTATACCCAACTCGTGGTTCACAGGCTCACAGCCCCTAATCCCTTGAAATGGATCGATATATCACGTTTTGTGGTCAAACTATCAGCAATGTATTCATGCGCgcatttatttatgtattgaAATACTCTATTGATTAAGAGTAGGCCTGTGCAAAACTCAACTCTGCAAAGGCCCCAAGTTACACATATTCTATGTTTCCACTTGTCATAATAAAGATTCTGACGGCTTTGGGAGTTTTGAACTGAATCTCGCAAACCTCAGAGAATTTGCCCATGGGCCGCACACTTTGTATAGCAAATTAAAGTCCGAATTTAGTTATTATGTGAAATCTTTCAATTTAGGATTAAATCAAGTGCTAGTACCACATTTGTTATAAGGGCCCGTCATTTCAATTTCCATCATATTTTTGGGTAAACAGGTATTACTGATGACCGAGTTAACGatttgggggcggggggggggggacctgcATCTATATGCGGGAAATCAACACTTCATTGCGGCTAAAACGCTATATCACTCTTTTAAAGCACTGCACTACGCAAGACACTTTGGTCAGTAATGCCTTCATCGGTATAAGCACACTCAAGTAGGCTATGCCAAATAGCTCAATTTTAATTATTCTCAGTGTAATATATAAAATCACCCGTAAGCAttggaaaattcaaaattttgagcTTTTAACTTTTATTACGACAATGTTTTTCCCCGAAGGTCGCGGGgaaggcagggggggggggggggtaatctcAGTTTTCGCAGGGTTACCATGAAACACTTAACATTTAAGCACAGATCCGGTCCGAGAACGTTTGCATTTACAAGGTCGGAGACTGTTATGAAACGCCTGcggcaaaaaaaaatgataaactgGAGCACGGTTGACAAAATTTACCGGAAATTGCTCCTTACCCAGTTCTTCACTAAGGGGTGGGGAAAACCGGAAACCATCAAGAGGTAAATTATGTTTTTGATACAATATGATTGTCCTTAGATCTAGGGACCTTAGCCTAAGTTCTTACTAATCTTAGCCTAACTAATATAGGTTGCGTGTACTGTAGGCAAAGGCTTTATGTGTGTACCAGTTGAACGAGACGGTCTTCCTAAATAGTCGTAGGCTAGGCCTGTAATTATCAATACTGAGCCTCAATACCTCAGCCGTCATGGTTTttctttgggaggggggggggggggttgcgggTTTGATAAAACGATCCAACCTCGCCTAAGACTGACCAACATGATTTGTTAAAATGTTCTTCGTGTAATCTAGTCTATAGCATAGCCCTAATGATTTGTAGcctaaattttacaaaatagtAGCCCATTTTAGCCTAACTGTTAGCCCTAAGTTACTTAGCCTGGCTTTACGTAGCAGTAACTTAGCATGATGTGAAACAACAGGTGAAcgtttgtaaaatgaaattcttaGTCTGTCCAAAttaaattttctgaattttctgaaatttgatCAAGGCAAGGCGGAAAGATGTACAAAATTAAAGTTAGGTGTagtttaataataataggcTATAGCCTAGGTCTATAGACAATGCAAATTATAACTTACTTACTACCCTAGTCCGCAAGACAATGATAACTAATCCAATTAAAAAAGCAAATAGCAAAGTATCACACATCTCTTTAGTTGCTGTGTTAGTTAGTCAAATTGAAACCGCTTTTTCAATTGCAATGTTAATCTAAAAACCTTAATGGAAATGGCCAAAATTGCCACAATGAACAAGGAAAGATCAATTTTATAATTTGAGACATTTTGGTGGATTATTCCACCAATTCAGAgaagttatacagtaaagttcAGCACATGCCCGAAATTAGGgaaatttttgtttcttcaagCAGTTTGACTTCCAAACATTCAAGTGTAATTCTTTCTATATCTGGCAGAACCATCGATGAAGGATAGAACTAAAACCAGCAAGATCGTCATTACTGCTATCCTCTAAAATAACATTAATTCCCTTACTATCGCAAATTTACCGTATACCATTATGGTAGGAACATCAATTGGcctaatttaataattaatgtatGTTAGTATTGATCAAAGTATTAAACTCAATTGAGATGGGACATCAGGTAGGGAAATTTTGCATAATCCTAACTGCACTTAAAGAATGATAGACCTTTGATCCTTTCTCGTCCAATTTTCACATTTAGTAGGCTTATCTGAACATTTGTATGACAATTGAGCTGTACCATACTTGCTAGTAACATCTGCAGTTAGCTTTTAGAGTATGTCCACAGTCTGTTTGTGTCAACCGCAAAGAAGACTGCAACTATAAATTTACAATGAAATATCTTGTTTGAGTAGGATTTACCGTAGCTTCTATTCCACTGACATTTATTGCTTTctttatttcagaatatttgAATTTGGGAAGATACTTACAGACAGACCAAAGTGCTTAGCCCTGATCAATGAGGACTATCCAGTTGAAATTATAAAGGTAGAAAATTAGTACCATGAGTAACCTGGAAGGCAATAACTTATAGTTAACTTTTACTTAACTCTGTTGtctgttttgttattttatctGAGGCAgttgcagcagctgcaaaatcccTGCTCAGATAcgatgaatcaatatcaaacaatagggattatcCCTGCAGACTTGCAGTGTCTATTGTGAGAAACTGCAGAAAGCAAAAGAATATGTTCTACATAGCCTGGCTGAACATCTTGCTTTTGAGATGACACCTACAGTAATCCACACATACTAGCACTCTTAGCTGGGCAGACAGAAGTTGTTGTAAAACAACATCAAGCCCATTCATCTAACTAACAAGTCAGATAACAGCACTTGCTATTATGCAAATATGAATTGAGCCTGCAGATTTTCTCCATTCTCAACTCTCTAAGCCCATCTTCCTTTCTCACTCTACCTTGTTCTCATCCCTGCCattcccccacctcccctccttCCCAGCACCCTTGCCACTGTACACCACTGACCATGAACCAATGTCTTCTGACATGTGTTTAGCTAGCTTTGTACCTTTAGCTTTTCTGCTGTTAGTTACAGTGTAATGAGTTGATGGACATTTGAAAACACTAATTTTATGGTAAATGCCACGTTGTGGTAAGTTGTAATTTAAATTCTGCAGTAGAGAGATAAAAAAATAGTGACATGATTTTATTCCATGATCAAGAAGCAATGGAGAAGAATGTCTGATTGTAAGATGTTCATTACTTGAATTGACTCATCATTTTGACTTGGCTTGACTTGACTGTACTTGGCTGTACTTGACTTGACTCACCAACTTGGGTCACCATTTTCCTGCGTCCTTATGAAAAAATCGCTCTATTTCAACCCTGTCGGTAGCTGATTACTAACCTTGGATTTTACTCATCTCGTTTCCCTCGGTGACCAGACCCTTATAATTTTCTGtctttctcattctaccacctgAGGTGTTCTATTacccatttttttattttttccgaAACCTTTCTGCTTTAAATTGTGATCGTAACCTATAAACATAGTGCGTTTCTGGATTTTATGGTTAAAATTCTTCAGCATTTTGAGTAAGTGAttagaaatttttttttacctttttgacACAGAATGAAGAGCAATCACGATACAGAGTGATTCATGGCACTTTCAAGTCACCGTTTGCCCATTATCTGCCAGATTTGGTTCCCGATGAAGTCAAAACTGCCAGGTAAATAAAAACACCTGTTATTATGCTCTTTGAAGCTTGCTATGGTTGTGTTTGTGGTAAACCCAACAGAtcgattaattaattattaattagttAACAATTAAGgccaatatttaaatataataatttgtGCAGTTGCTTTTATTGGCATAtgtaatgaaatcattttgcCACAAATGCAGGACTATCCCTGGGTCAGCATTTTAACTACGGatattatttcatgtttatcAGTTTCTTAATGATAATCTTAGCCTAGATGGATAAATCATTTCCAGGTGGGACATTGCGTTTGAGTATTGACCTCATTATAATGATTTTATGCAGACTTGAAGGACCCCTTGTTGTCTTCCTAACTTTCGACGTTACTGTAGTTACTATATAATCCAGTGTTTTGAGCAGATTTTCATCTTTGAATATATACTTCAGTCATTTCAAGCAATGTGGTATTCCCTCTCACAGAATGCTGTAATGCTGGGTAATACTGCAGTCACATTTTTCGTCACTTTTCTGCTCTGAGATGCTAAATTTCCTGTCTCTCAGAAGAATGGTTTCCCATGTTGTTTTGTCTAGGTTTGAGATGATAGTACCAACTCGCTGGCCATCTGAAAAGAACAAGCCTGTCTGCATTCATCTGGCTGGTACTGGAGATCATGTGAGTAACATGACAGCTTCATCAAGTATCAATCCAGATTCATTTTAAAGTCCAATCGAGTCATTACCGGCAATTTTACTGACTGGAGTTGAGTCATGCATTATCTTAAGAAAATGCAGTATCTCTATGGGGGGGAAATTTTGTAAACTTCTTCAAGTCAATCCACCTTTGAGTTATATTGTCTCGAGTCATGACACGTTACACCACTCTCTTAGGATTGGTAACTTGGTTGGGCAAGGGTGCACCCAGGTGCTGGGAGACAAGAGGCAAGGGTGCAAAGTGTGGGTGCGGTGTGCAAGGGTGCTGGGAGAGAAGAGGCAAGAGTTCATTCTTGGTCAAATTATCCCAATGCATGCTAGATATGAGAACTCAAAGAATACAAGAATATTAAGTTAGTGCTTACTTACTTAGTTATCTTCAAATCAGTAACAAAGAGAGATGGACAGAAGAATGGAGTGGGTGGTTAAAGTTCAACAAGGTACTGCTGCACCAAATAACAATGTTTACTTCCTGCTCTTCTGCACTGTAGGGTTTCTGGAGAAGGAGAATCTTCACCGCCAAGCCTCTCATCAAGGAGTACGGTATTGGATCTCTGTCATTAGAGAACCCATTCTATGGATCTCGAAAACCCAAGGACCAATTGTAAGTTCCATCATTCTGTGATATAGCTAGGTGTTGATGACTTTGAAGCAACCACATATTGGTGGCACTAGTATGATATCGAAAGGCACTAAATACTTTCTATGCTAATTCTATGTATCTCAAATACCAGTGGTCCGGAACCAACCCATCCATGGATAAAGTATATGTGGCCATGTAAAAGGGATCCAAACATTGTGGATTAGATGTCATGTGCTTTAACAATTGATTCATTATTAGCTGTCTATTCTTTCCAAGAAGGTTTcctcattttctttttatctgTTGCTTTGTGTACAGGCGTTCATCCCTTCACAACGTGAGCGACTTGTTTGTGATGGGTGGCAGCTTAATGCTGGAATCAATCGTGATTCTTCAGTGGCTGGAGAAAAACGGTTATGGCCCTCTGGGGTTGTCAGGGGTATCCATGGGCGGACATGTGAGTCTTCCAGCAAATATAATACATTGTCATTGGTCAGCCTTTTTCAACAATTTGTATTTCAACTTGATGAAATATCTAGTTTATAGAATTTTTCTACCTTGCAGACTTTTGTTCTGTATATTTGAATGATGATTCGGCCGTGTCCACAGAGAACCATCTtgaatttgtttccttttgtatGCAGGCTGGAGAACACTTAACTTGATTCTCTAACTAATCTCACCTGCGATTTTATTTCAACCAATCAGTGCTCTGGTTAAAATAACTGGCTACGTTCTTTCCATCTTACAGATGGCGACACTGGCAGCCACGGTCTGGGATAAGCCCATTCCTCTGATACCATGTCTGTCCTGGTCTAGTGCAACGCCTGTCTTCACTAAGGGAGCCATGAGTGGGGCCATCCCGTGGGAACTTCTAAGAACCCAGTATAGTAGTCACTCAGAATATGAACAGGAAATTATGAGGCAGCTTCTTAAGTGTCCAAAGGTGTGTGAGTTTATGTATCTTACAAAAGGGGCTGACGTTTGTCGTAGCATACATTTAATTTACGTGAGGTCTCGTGATATAGTTTAATCTCTGTGAACTTTGTTTCTCTATGCATCGTTTGCACAATGTGTAATTTAGGATAATTTTTGATGATATTACGAGCACAGAGATGTAATTGTATCAATTTGGAGTTCTCCAAGAGGAATATGCGGTGAATTAATATATCTTGTATAGCAAACTTGGGAAGATTGCTAAATAGCTGCATTATTTCCAGTATGttatgagaaacaaaattcataaaTCTCAACATTGCTACACAAAATGAGAAtaataaattattctctgtCATGGTTTGGAGACCTCAAAATTTATTAGCAAGTTCAGTACTTTGTTATCGTACTAATATCACAGAAAAGAAATTAACCGGTTTCCTATTGCATATTCGAAAACTAAATTGGTTACATGCATCGTTTGTTTATGCTCTCCATCTGACTGTCAAGTTGGTAGCTAAGAAGCTGTTGTAAACATCAGCAATAGATCGTGTGCATTTACCACATGTGTGTTTAATAGTAGAATGTGTAAGTACAGCAGTCACATCTGCAGAATTGGTATTTGTTTGACATAGAAGAATTTGTACCACATAGaagaataatgaaaaataacagttttactaatatattatattacaggTGAATTATTTACTTCAATGTAGgaaggacagaaaaaaaataaagtttaaagaGAAGAAATCGAATGGGGAAGTCAAAGATGGGACAGGAAATGTTTGGGGGGGTGTGAAG contains the following coding sequences:
- the LOC139979582 gene encoding protein ABHD18-like; protein product: MKRLRQKKMINWSTVDKIYRKLLLTQFFTKGWGKPETIKRIFEFGKILTDRPKCLALINEDYPVEIIKNEEQSRYRVIHGTFKSPFAHYLPDLVPDEVKTARFEMIVPTRWPSEKNKPVCIHLAGTGDHGFWRRRIFTAKPLIKEYGIGSLSLENPFYGSRKPKDQLRSSLHNVSDLFVMGGSLMLESIVILQWLEKNGYGPLGLSGVSMGGHMATLAATVWDKPIPLIPCLSWSSATPVFTKGAMSGAIPWELLRTQYSSHSEYEQEIMRQLLKCPKTDSFRLGKDFALNFPDSYIEVRNFLAKKQNSSKPSEKAPPSRGVDQQEKSTAKNEGSVGRDGCPCDQKEPPSQSTAGKNQEFNHANKVNVPQYHGQQKSCNHPNQTEVCCSCPRCSKNVQNRDANSLASSKLRPSKIRPNPNKLNSKDQTRKENVREKREGKNVNLQREADEFMRGVMDVTTFIGNFSLPSDTQMVISVLATQDAYIPRDNVTGLQTIWPGIEMRYVTGSHVTAALFKQHYFRQAIHDAFQKYLKKYPSPQEKNNQD